One genomic window of Mycteria americana isolate JAX WOST 10 ecotype Jacksonville Zoo and Gardens chromosome Z, USCA_MyAme_1.0, whole genome shotgun sequence includes the following:
- the LPL gene encoding lipoprotein lipase isoform X1 — protein sequence MGRKAFLVALCLCLRWVPALGAAPPAAGAETETNFKGIESKFSLRTPAEPNEDVCYLVPGQVDSLAQCNFNHTSKTFVVIHGWTVTGMYESWVPKLVDALYKREPDSNVIVVDWLIRAQQHYPVSAAYTKLVGKDVAMFIDWMEEQFNYPLNNVHLLGYSLGAHAAGIAGSLTKKKVNRITGLDPAGPTFEYADAVTRLSPDDADFVDVLHTYTRGSPDRSIGIQKPVGHIDIYPNGGGFQPGCNLGEALRLIAEKGFADMDQLVKCSHERSIHLFIDSLLYEEKPSMAYRCNTKEAFEKGLCLSCRKNRCNNLGYKVNRVRTKRNTKMYLKTRAQMPYKVFHYQVKIHFFGKTNTTKTNQPFLISLYGTLDESENIAFTLPEVSSNKTFSFLIYTEVDIGDLLMLKLQWEKDTFFSWSDWWTPFTFDIQRVRVKSGETQKKVVFCSRDGTSRLSKGEEAAIFVKCLEQPVNRKRGGAKKASKENSAYESA from the exons CAGAAACTGAGACCAATTTCAAGGGAATTGAGAGCAAGTTTTCCTTACGGACGCCTGCAGAGCCCAACGAGGATGTCTGCTACCTGGTTCCTGGGCAGGTGGACAGCCTGGCACAGTGCAACTTCAACCATACCAGTAAAACCTTTGTGGTGATCCATGGGTGGACG GTGACAGGAATGTATGAAAGTTGGGTCCCGAAGCTGGTGGATGCTCTGTACAAGAGGGAACCAGATTCAAACGTCATTGTGGTGGACTGGCTAATTCGAGCTCAGCAGCACTACCCAGTGTCCGCTGCGTACACTAAGCTGGTGGGAAAAGATGTTGCCATGTTTATTGACTGGATGGAG GAGCAATTCAATTATCCTCTCAACAATGTCCACTTGCTGGGGTACAGTCTAGGTGCTCATGCTGCTGGGATTGCTGGGAGCCTGACCAAGAAGAAGGTGAACAGAATTACTG GGCTGGATCCAGCTGGTCCTACCTTTGAGTATGCCGATGCCGTTACCCGCCTCTCCCCGGATGATGCTGACTTTGTGGATGTCCTACACACCTACACTCGAGGCTCTCCAGACCGCAGCATTGGGATCCAGAAGCCTGTCGGACACATCGATATTTATCCTAATGGTGGAGGTTTCCAGCCAGGTTGCAACTTGGGAGAAGCACTCCGTCTGATTGCTGAAAAAGGCTTTGCAG ataTGGATCAGCTGGTGAAATGCTCTCATGAACGATCCATCCACCTCTTCATTGACTCCCTCCTCTATGAAGAAAAGCCCAGCATGGCCTACCGCTGCAACACAAAGGAAGCCTTTGAGAAGGGTCTCTGCCTGAGCTGCCGGAAGAACCGCTGCAACAATTTGGGCTACAAGGTCAACAGAGTGAGAACGAAGAGAAACACCAAAATGTACTTGAAGACCCGTGCTCAGATGCCCTATAAAG TCTTTCATTACCAGGTCAAGATCCATTTCTTTGGAAAGACTAATACAACCAAGACAAACCAGCCATTCCTGATATCTCTCTATGGCACTCTAGACGAGAGTGAGAACATTGCTTTCACACT GCCTGAAGTCTCCTCAAACAAGACCTTCTCCTTCCTGATCTACACAGAAGTGGACATTGGTGACCTGCTTATGCTGAAGCTGCAGTGGGAGAAAGACACCTTCTTCAGCTGGTCAGACTGGTGGACTCCCTTTACATTTGACATCCAGAGAGTCAGAGTGAAGTCAGGAGAAACTCAGAAAAA GGTGGTGTTCTGTTCTCGAGATGGCACCTCACGTCTCAGTaagggagaagaggcagcaaTATTTGTGAAATGCTTGGAGCAGCCCGTCAACAGGAAGAGAGGAGG tgcCAAGAAAGCCTCTAAAGAAAATTCTGCTTATGAATCTGCTTAA
- the LPL gene encoding lipoprotein lipase isoform X2, whose product MGRKAFLVALCLCLRWVPALGAAPPAAGETETNFKGIESKFSLRTPAEPNEDVCYLVPGQVDSLAQCNFNHTSKTFVVIHGWTVTGMYESWVPKLVDALYKREPDSNVIVVDWLIRAQQHYPVSAAYTKLVGKDVAMFIDWMEEQFNYPLNNVHLLGYSLGAHAAGIAGSLTKKKVNRITGLDPAGPTFEYADAVTRLSPDDADFVDVLHTYTRGSPDRSIGIQKPVGHIDIYPNGGGFQPGCNLGEALRLIAEKGFADMDQLVKCSHERSIHLFIDSLLYEEKPSMAYRCNTKEAFEKGLCLSCRKNRCNNLGYKVNRVRTKRNTKMYLKTRAQMPYKVFHYQVKIHFFGKTNTTKTNQPFLISLYGTLDESENIAFTLPEVSSNKTFSFLIYTEVDIGDLLMLKLQWEKDTFFSWSDWWTPFTFDIQRVRVKSGETQKKVVFCSRDGTSRLSKGEEAAIFVKCLEQPVNRKRGGAKKASKENSAYESA is encoded by the exons AAACTGAGACCAATTTCAAGGGAATTGAGAGCAAGTTTTCCTTACGGACGCCTGCAGAGCCCAACGAGGATGTCTGCTACCTGGTTCCTGGGCAGGTGGACAGCCTGGCACAGTGCAACTTCAACCATACCAGTAAAACCTTTGTGGTGATCCATGGGTGGACG GTGACAGGAATGTATGAAAGTTGGGTCCCGAAGCTGGTGGATGCTCTGTACAAGAGGGAACCAGATTCAAACGTCATTGTGGTGGACTGGCTAATTCGAGCTCAGCAGCACTACCCAGTGTCCGCTGCGTACACTAAGCTGGTGGGAAAAGATGTTGCCATGTTTATTGACTGGATGGAG GAGCAATTCAATTATCCTCTCAACAATGTCCACTTGCTGGGGTACAGTCTAGGTGCTCATGCTGCTGGGATTGCTGGGAGCCTGACCAAGAAGAAGGTGAACAGAATTACTG GGCTGGATCCAGCTGGTCCTACCTTTGAGTATGCCGATGCCGTTACCCGCCTCTCCCCGGATGATGCTGACTTTGTGGATGTCCTACACACCTACACTCGAGGCTCTCCAGACCGCAGCATTGGGATCCAGAAGCCTGTCGGACACATCGATATTTATCCTAATGGTGGAGGTTTCCAGCCAGGTTGCAACTTGGGAGAAGCACTCCGTCTGATTGCTGAAAAAGGCTTTGCAG ataTGGATCAGCTGGTGAAATGCTCTCATGAACGATCCATCCACCTCTTCATTGACTCCCTCCTCTATGAAGAAAAGCCCAGCATGGCCTACCGCTGCAACACAAAGGAAGCCTTTGAGAAGGGTCTCTGCCTGAGCTGCCGGAAGAACCGCTGCAACAATTTGGGCTACAAGGTCAACAGAGTGAGAACGAAGAGAAACACCAAAATGTACTTGAAGACCCGTGCTCAGATGCCCTATAAAG TCTTTCATTACCAGGTCAAGATCCATTTCTTTGGAAAGACTAATACAACCAAGACAAACCAGCCATTCCTGATATCTCTCTATGGCACTCTAGACGAGAGTGAGAACATTGCTTTCACACT GCCTGAAGTCTCCTCAAACAAGACCTTCTCCTTCCTGATCTACACAGAAGTGGACATTGGTGACCTGCTTATGCTGAAGCTGCAGTGGGAGAAAGACACCTTCTTCAGCTGGTCAGACTGGTGGACTCCCTTTACATTTGACATCCAGAGAGTCAGAGTGAAGTCAGGAGAAACTCAGAAAAA GGTGGTGTTCTGTTCTCGAGATGGCACCTCACGTCTCAGTaagggagaagaggcagcaaTATTTGTGAAATGCTTGGAGCAGCCCGTCAACAGGAAGAGAGGAGG tgcCAAGAAAGCCTCTAAAGAAAATTCTGCTTATGAATCTGCTTAA